The following DNA comes from Cellulophaga sp. HaHa_2_95.
AAGGTATTAATAACAGGTGCTACAGGATTGGTTGGCAATGCTATAGTAACCGAATGTCATAAAAATAAAATTTCCGTAAATTTTTTAACGACTAGTAAGGCTAAAGTCATTGAAAAAGAAAATTACACAGGTTTTTATTGGAATCCAGACCAGGGAGAAATAGACTTAAACTGTTTTACTGGAGTAACGGCAATTATAAATCTTGCGGGAGCCTCTATTTCTAAAAGATGGACAGCATCTTATAAGAAGGAGATTTTGTCAAGTAGAATCAATTCCCTTAAAACGCTTAAAAACGGACTAGCGAAAGTAGATTCATCAGCGATCACGTCTTTTGTGTCTGCTTCTGCAATTGGCATCTATCCAGATTCGATTCAAAAATTTTATTCAGAAGAGGATCAATTTAAAGCAGATGGTTTTCTTTCAGAAGTGGTACAGACTTGGGAAAACGAGATAGATACATTTGAAGGCTTTAATTTTAGCGTTGCTAAAATTAGAATAGGTCTTGTGATGTCTAATAAAGGAGGGGCGCTGCCAGAGATGGTGAAGCCTATTAAGTTTTTCGTAGGGTCAGCTTTTGGTTCTGGCAAGCAATGGCAATCATGGATTCATATTAAAGATTTGGCAAAACTGTTTATTTTTGCGGTTAAAAACGAGTTAAATGGGGTGTACAACGGCGTGGCTTCAAATCCGGTAACCAATGAGAAGTTAGTGTCTAAAGTTGCTAATGTTCTAGGGAGACCTTTAATACTGCCAAAAATTCCTGCAGCAGTCCTAAAATTAATTTTGGGAGATATGTCCGCTCTGCTACTAGATAGTCAACGTGTTAGTAACAAAAAAATCTTAGAAGAAGGTTTCGTTTTTAAATATCTGAATGTCTGCCCTGCCTTAGATTCTCTGTACTCCGATAAGTAATTAAAGCTGCCAAATTTTAAGTTTTTATTTTTTTATTCATTAAAGAAATCACCATTTTGGTGCTTTTCGGCATGTTCCATATAAACTTTGATGACATTTTGACATTTTTGAAGAATTGGCAGTACTTTTGCCAACTGTAAAGTGCAGAATGAAAAATTGAGTCAAAAATGAGCGATATAAATAATACAGAAGATATACAAGAGGAGAACTTAGCGCAACAAGAAGGAGCAGAGAACCAAGAAAATTCAGCTGAACAAGTTGAAGTTGAGGAGCTTTCTGTGGAAGAACAATTGAGAGAAGATTTAGCAAAAGAGAAAGATAAATTTTTAAGATTGTTTGCGGAGTTTGAAAACTACAAAAAAAGAACTTCAAAAGAGCGAATGGATTTGTTTAAAACTGCAGGACAAGAAGTGATTGTAGCTTTGTTACCAGTTTCTGATGATTTTGATAGAGCGATGCAAGAATTAGCAAAATCAAATGATAAAGAAACGTTCAAGGGGGTAGAATTAATTAAAATCAAGTTCGAACAAGTACTAAAATCTAAAGGCTTAGAAGAAGTAGAGGCTAAAGCTGGTGATGTGTTTGATGCAGATATTCATGAAGCAATAACACAAATACCTGCTCCAAATAAGAAGTTGAAGGGCAAGATTATAGATGTAATTGAAAAAGGATTTAAGTTAGGTGATAAAATTATCCGTCATCCAAAAGTGGTTGTTGGTAATTAAACATAAAGTATGAAGGAAGATTATTACGACATTTTAGGCATAGCCAAAGGCGCAAGCGCAGCTGAAATTAAAAAAGCATATCGGAAAAAAGCCGTTCAATATCACCCAGATAAAAATCCGGGAGACGCGAAGGCAGAAGAGATGTTTAAAAAAGCTGCTGAAGCCTATGAAGTATTAAGCGACGATAATAAAAAAGCACGTTACGATCAGTACGGTCATGCAGCCTTTGATGGTTCTGGCGGTTTCGGCGGTGGTGGCGGAGGTGGCATGAATATGGATGACATATTCAACCAGTTTGGCGATATTTTTGGCGGCTTCGGCGGCGGTGGAGGCTTTAGTGGTTTCGGCGGCGGTGGCGGCGGTCAGCGAAGAGTAAAAGGCAGTAGCTTAAAAATTAGAGTTGCACTTACGCTAGAAGAAGTAGCAAATGGTGTTGAGAAGAAAATAAAAGTTAAGCGTAAAGTTCAGGCTAGTGGGGTTACCTATAAAACATGTGGCACCTGTGGTGGTAGAGGTCAAGTTACTAAGATCACTAATACTATTCTAGGTAGAATGCAGACAGCAGCTACTTGCAGTACGTGCGGTGGTAGTGGTCAAATTCTAGATCATAAGCCAGGCGATGCAGATGCTCAAGGTATGATCGTTAAAGAAGAAACTGTAGCGGTTAAAATACCTGGTGGTGTAGAAGATGGCATGCAATTAAAGGTTTCTGGAAAAGGAAATGATGCTCCTGGAAATGGTGTTCCTGGAGATTTAATTGTTGCAATCGAAACATTAGAGCATGAAACACTTAAACGTGAGGGTGATAATTTACATTATGATCTGTATGTAAGTATTTCTGAAGCTGTGTTAGGTACTTCTAAGGAGATTGATGCTGTAACGGGTAAAGTGCGCATTAAATTAGAGCCAGGAATACAATCTGGAAAAATTTTACGTCTTAGAGGTAAAGGTATTTCTAGTCTCAATGGGTACGGTGCAGGAGATTTGTTAGTGCATGTAAATGTTTGGACTCCAAAAACACTTAGCAAAGAGCAAAAAGAGTTTTTTGAAAAGATGCAGAATAATGAGAATTTTATTCCAAATCCAGAAAAATCAGATAAATCGTTCTTTGAAAAAGTGAAAGACATGTTTTCTTAAGAGCATTTATAATTCATTTTTAAAATAAAAACGTATATTTGAAATAACATTGGGTTTCCAATGTTAATTTTCTTTTTCATAGCAATTTTTTTCCCATCCTTGATTTTATTGAGGGTGGGTTTTGTATTTAAGGCCTTTTTTAATCTTATTTGCGCCATTATAAAAGCCTGCTGTGGTATATTTTTACTTTTTCGTTATTATTTATTGCAGGAAATACGGTGTTTTAAAGCATTTCAATATCTTTGATAAAATTGTTTGCATGAACCATGTATTGGTAGCTAAAGAAGTAAGCAAGAAATATGGTGCGTATACAGCCCTAAACAATATTTCTTTAGAAATTCCTGAAAATAGCATTTACGGATTATTGGGTCCTAACGGAGCTGGTAAAACTTCCCTAATTAGAATTATTAACCAAATTACTTATCCAGATTCGGGTACCGTTTTATTTAACGGCGAACCTTTAGACCCTAAACATATTGCTATGATAGGCTATCTTCCTGAAGAAAGAGGCTTGTATAAAAGTATGAAGGTCGGCGAGCAAGCTTTGTATTTAGCGCAGCTCAAAGGTATGGGTAAGGCGGAAGCAAAAATAAAGCTGAAGTATTGGTTTGATAAATTTGAAATTGGCGATTGGTGGAATAAAAAAGTGCAAGAACTTTCTAAAGGGATGGCACAGAAAGTACAGTTTATTGTAACCGTTTTGCATGAACCAAAGCTTTTAATTTTTGATGAACCCTTTAGTGGCTTTGATCCTATTAATGCCAACGTTATAAAAGATGAAATATTAGAGCTTAAGAAAAATGGTACTTCTATAATTTTTTCTACCCATAGAATGGAATCTGTAGAAGAGCTTTGTGAGTACATCGCATTGATTCATAAGTCGGAAAAAATTTTAGACGGCAAGCTTACGGATATCAAGAAAGCTTATAAAAAAAATATTTTTGAGGTCGGGATGCAAGTGTTGAATCCCTCTGAAATTGTACAAGAATTAAAAGAGAAGCTTGCTATTTTTGAGGACTACTATGAAGTTCACGAAAACCAATTAAACTTTAAGTTGCAATTAAACGGAAAATCTACACAAGAAATCCTTACCTATTTAGCCACTAAGGCACCTATTAATCACTTCGTGGAAAAAATTCCTTCAGCAAACGATATTTTCATACAAACCATATCTAGTAAAAATTCTAATGAATAAATTACTGCTTATAATTAAACGGGAGTACTTAGCAAAAGTTAGGAATAAATCATTTGTAATTATGACTTTTTTAAGTCCAATACTGATGGTGGCAATGGTGGTTCTTATTGCTTTTTTAACGCAACTAAATGATAGTGAAAAACAAGTTATTACTATTTTGAACGAAAGTGATTTTTTTCATAATGAATTTGTAATCAACGAAAGTACATCTTACATAGATTTTAAAAACATTGGTCTACAGCAAGCTATAGATTCTACGGTAAACCTAGGATATTATGGACTTCTGTATATTCCTGATGCTGCTACATTACAGGAGATTACGGATAAATCATTTTTCTATACCAAAGAGGCACCAAGTACTTCTACCTTAGATAAAATAGAAGGTATTTTTAAAACAAGACTTCAGCAAAATAGATTGCAAGAACTAGGAGTGTCTAAACAAGATTTCCTAGAAGTAGATAAGAACTATGATATTAATTTGTCTACTTTTTCAGGAGATATAAATATTAAAGGATTTAATGAAATTAGAGCATTTATAGGTGGCGGTTTTGGATACTTAATCATGATGTTCATCATAATATATGGTGGCTTTGTAATGAGAAGTGTTATTGAAGAAAAAACCAGTAGGATCATAGAAGTCATAATTTCCTCGGTAAAACCTTTTCAGTTAATGATGGGGAAAATTATAGGGACATCCCTGGCGGGAATCACGCAATTTGCGATTTGGATTTTTTCAGCGTCCCTACTCATGTTGGTGGTTATCTTTATTTTTGATATTGATCCGGCAACGTTTAGTGGAACCAATCCTTCTATGGGAGCTATGTCTGCAGTACCTGATGTTTCGATGATGAACGAAAAGGTTTTGGCATTAGGAGTTGAAATTTTTAAAATTCCGTGGGTCATGCTCATAAGCTTCTTCCTTGTTTATTTCTTATTAGGCTATTTAATTTATAGTTCTATATATGCCGCTATTGGAGCTGCGGTTGACAATGAGACAGATACACAGCAATTTATTCTTCCAGTAATTACACCATTAATGCTCGCTATTTATGTAGGCTTTTTTTCTGTGTTTAATAATCCTCACGGGCCTATTGCAGTGGCCTTTTCTTTGTTTCCGCTAACCTCGCCAATTGTAATGCTTATGCGTTTGTCAAGTGGTTTAGGAGAAGGTGGGGTTCCTATTTGGCAGGTAGTGGTTTCTATTTTGTTATTAATTATTACATTTATGGGGATTGTTTGGTTTGCAGCAAAAATTTACCGGATCGGAATTTTAATGTACGGCAAGAAACCAAGCTACAAAGAATTGTATAAATGGTTAAAATATTAATTGATGATTCAAGATCATACGGAGAAAGTAAAAGAGATTCTAGAGGAAGATATTTGGGGTGCTCTTAAAAACTTTCTAGATCTTGGAGTTCATTTTGGAAAAGGCGATAAAGAAATTCATATCACCATCGGGCTTCTGCTTCTATTGGTATTGGCTTTTATAGCGACCAGTTTTGTTTTAAAATGGTTGCGTTACCTCTTTACGAGAAGAATGGAGGTAGATGATAAGAATAAGTTTATCAGTGTCTTTAAATTTATACGCTATGTAGCTTTTCTGGTGGTCATTGTTTTAACAATGAGTGCTGCAGGAATAAATATCACAATTCTTCTAACAGCATCTGCGGCCCTTTTTGTTGGTTTAGGTTTAGCCTTACAAGAATTATTTCAAGATGTCATAGGAGGTATCTTTATTATTGTAGACAAATCTTTGAGTGTAGGAGATATTGTAGAAATCAATGGTAAAGTTGGTAAGGTTTTTGAAATTAAATTAAGAACCACTCGTTGTATTACTAGAGATGATAAGGTAGTCATTATCCCAAATCATAAATTTATAAGTGAGACTATTTATAATTATACGCAAAATCATAAGACCACCAGAGAAACTGTTAAGGTGGGTGTAGCTTATGGTAGTGATGTGGCTTTGGTAACTAGATTGTTAGAGGAGTCCGTTTTGGGGCAAAAAGGGGTGTTAAAGAACCCAAAACCTTTCGTCTTGTTTGAGGACTTTGGAGATTCTGCATTGCTGTTTGCAGTTAATTTTTATATCGGGGATAGTTTTTCAGACCCAAGGATAAAAAGTGCTATTAGATATAACATAGATGCTAAATTTAGAGAACACAATATAAGTATCCCATTCCCTCAACGCGATGTTCATATTAAAAGTAATTAAATAATTTGGCAGTTATGCCAATACAAAATATAGAGTACATGTCTAGAATATTAGTTATAGAAGATGAAGCGGCTATTAGAAGAGTCTTAGTGAAAATTTTATCTGAAGAAAGTAATACGTATACCGTTGAGGAGGCAGAAGATGGTTTGAAAGGAATCGAAGCGGTGAAAAAGGAAGATTATGACTTAGTGCTTTGTGATATTAAGATGCCCAAAATGGATGGGGTAGAAGTACTGGAAGCGGCTAAAAAAATTAAACCAGAAATTCCTTTTATCATGATATCTGGTCACGGGGATTTAGATACGGCTGTGAATACAATGCGTTTAGGAGCTTTTGATTATATATCAAAACCACCAGATTTAAATAGGTTGTTAACTACAGTTCGTAATGCTTTAGATAGAAAAGAACTGGTAGTTGAAAATAAAATTCTAAAGAAAAAAGTATCTAAAAATTATGAGATGGTGGGTGAAAGCGATGCTATTGGAGTAATTAAAGATATCATAGAAAAAGTTGCGCCTACAGATGCTCGTGTATTAATTACGGGGCCAAATGGTACAGGAAAAGAGTTAGTTGCTCATTGGGTTCATGAAAAGAGTCAGAGAAGTAGTGCTGCATTTATAGAAGTAAATTGTGCGGCAATACCTTCAGAACTTATAGAGAGTGAATTATTTGGTCATGTAAAAGGAGCCTTTACATCGGCTGTTAAAGACAGAGCAGGTAAATTTGAAGCCGCTAATAATGGGACAATATTTTTAGATGAGATTGGAGATATGAGTCTTTCTGCTCAGGCAAAAGTTCTTAGAGCTTTACAAGAAAGTAAGATATCAAGAGTAGGTTCGGATAAAGATATTAAAGTAAATGTTCGGGTAGTTGCTGCGACTAATAAAAACCTCAAGAAAGAAATTGAAGATGGGAACTTCAGAGAAGATTTATACCATAGACTTGCCGTTATCTTGGTTAAGGTTCCTGCGTTAAATGATAGAAGAGATGATATTCCACTTTTGATTAATCATTTCGCTTCTAAAATAGCTTCAGAGCACGGAACTGCAGTGAAAACATTCTCAGATAAAGCAATAGCTTTGCTTCAAGAATATGACTGGACTGGTAATATTCGTGAATTAAGAAATGTTGTTGAACGATTAATAATATTAGGAAATACAGAAGTAGATGCTGCTGATGTAAAATTATTTGCTAGTAAATAACCTTACTTGCAATGATCTAATTTTTTAAGGGCATTAGTAGCAATTACTTTTGTCCTTAAATTATAATATTTTTTACCTTCAGATAGTTTATCATTCAAAAGTGCTAGGTCACATTTGTTTCTTATTTCAATGATAAAGTTTCGCGCTTCTTCACAATTTACTGTAACAATAACATCATCCAAGGCCTTTTCAAAGGTTTCTAAGGAGGTATCTATTGCTTGGCGTAATTCTCTTTCTCGAGTTTCTTTAGAGACAAACTCATCTTTTTTAGCATTTTTAACGTTAAGTGTTAAGACATCTGCTTGATATTTACTTTGGTGTGTGTGATGTTCCTTTAAGGATTCTAAACTTGAATAGGTGTTTTTTAAGGCTCTATTGATCAATACTTTGGCGCCACTTACGGTAGAAGTTTTTGTAGCTAAAATTAAATTGTCTAACCCGTCAAACAAATTTTTAGACGCATAACTACATCCGCAGTCATTAAGCTTAGTTCTCGTTTTTTCGATAGCATTGATAGCCTTATAAATCTGATATTTGGTCTTATTTAAATCGGTTTCCGCTAAAGCTTTTTTGGTTTGTGATGTTATGTATTCAATATTTGAACCCACATATTCACAATCTCTGTTCGTTTTGAAAGAAGAAGTTATTATAATTAATAGCACATAAAGTAAAGAGTATTTACTTATCATAGGTTAAGACTTTAATAATCAACATTTGGGAATGTGACTACAAATTTAGTGTTAACTGATGATAGAAGGTTTATTTATTCGTTGTAAATCATCTTTTTTGGGTATAAATTGGATAAGATTAATATTTATACTGCTTTACGTGGAGGTTCTGTGATAGTCTAAAAAAAATATTTTATATTCATGGAATGAATAAAATTGATATTGATTCTTATCGCGTACAGGAATCCGTTAGTTTAAAAAGGATTGCAACTACTGAAAATTTTGATGCGGATGACGATAAGCTAAAAAAGAAATTAGAAAAAGTTAGGCGAGAACTAGGAGATTTTCAAGATACACTATATGCTCATGGGAAATATAGTGTTTTGATGTGTTTACAGGGGATGGATACTTCCGGAAAAGACAGCTTAATTCGTGAGGTTTTTAAAGATTTTAATGCAAGAGGTGTTGTGGTGCATAGTTTTAAAGTGCCTACAGAGTTAGAATTGAAACATGATTATCTGTGGCGCCATTACATTGCACTTCCTGCAAAAGGTAAAGTTGGTGTTTTTAATAGGACACACTATGAGAATGTATTAGTGACAAGGGTACATCCTGAATATGTTATGGGAGAGCACATTCCAGGTATTCATACCGTTGATGATTTAGATGATGACTTTTGGGAAAAACGTTTTGAGCAAATCAATAATTTTGAAAAGCATATTGCCGATAATGGAACTATAATCTTTAAATTCTTTTTACATCTATCTAAAGAGGAACAGCGTCAACGACTGTTGCGTAGATTGCACTTAAAACGTAAGAATTGGAAGTTTTCTCCGGGAGATTTGAAAGAAAGAAAATTGTGGGATAGCTACCAAGAGTGTTATGAAGATGCTATTAATAAAACTTCTAAACCACATGCTCCTTGGTTTGTGATACCGGCAGATAACAAAAAGGCTGCGCGATTAATTGTTGCAGAAACTATGCTTCAAGAGTTAAAAAAATACAAAGATATTAAGGAACCAGAATTAGATGATAAAATTAAAGCTAATTTAGAGGATTATAAAAATCAATTGGAAAAGGAATAAGAATGAAGAAGACGATCTATTTGTTATGTTTATTTATCGTAACCGCAGTATCCGCACAGAAAACAGATGAAGAGCAATTAAAAAGTATTTATACAGCTGCACTGACAGAGGGTAAAGCTTACGATTGGTTAAACTACTTATCTAATCAGGTAGGAGGTAGACTTTCTGGTTCGGTTCAAGCACAACAGGCAGTAGATTATACCAAACTACAATTAGATGAATTAGGTTTAGACAAAGTGTGGCTGCAACCTGTGATGGTGCCAAAGTGGAATCGTGGTTTGCCAGAGTTTGCATATTTTGAAACAGATCCTGGTATTACGACCAATGTTCCTATTTGTGCTTTGGGTGGTTCTGTAGCTACGCCATACGGAGGTATTAAAGCGAACGTTGTTGAGGTTAAAAGTATGGATGATTTAGCTATTTTAGGAAAACAACGTCTAGAAGGTAGGATTGTTTTTTTTAATAGGCCTATGGATCCTGCAAATATTAGCACCTTTGAGTCCTACTCTGGTTGCGTAGATCAACGCTACTCTGGAGCGGCTGAAGCTGCTAAGTATGGTGCAGTAGGTATTATTGTAAGATCTATGAATTTGCGTTTGGATGATTATCCACATACAGGTTCTATGAGCTATGGAGATTTAGCTGTAGATAAGCGCATTCCTGCTGCGGCAATTAGTACAAATGCAGCAGATTTATTGAGTATTTCTTTACGGTTAAATCCAGATGTTAATTTTTATTTTAAGCAAAATTGCGAACAATTAGAAGATGTGCAATCGTATAATGTAATCGGAGAGATAAAAGGTAGTACTTATCCGGACGAGATTATGGTTGTAGGCGGACATTTAGATTCTTGGGATTTGGGAGATGGTTCTCATGATGATGGTGCGGGCAGTGTACAGAGTATGGAAGTGCTTCATCTACTTAAAAAAACAGGGTACAAGCCAAAAAGAACGCTTCGTGTAGTTTTATTTATGAATGAAGAGAACGGGTTGCGTGGTGGAAATGAATACGCAGCAGTGGCAAAGAAAAAGAAAGAAACACATGTATTTGCTTTAGAAAGTGATTCAGGAGGCTTTACGCCTAGGGGATTCTCTTTTGATTGTTCAGAAGAAAATTTAACTAAAATACAAGCTTGGAAACCATTATTTGAACCTTACCTTATTCATATGTTTGTAGAAGGACATAGCGGTGCAGATATTGGGCCTCTAAAAAATGACAAAATGGTTTTAGCAGGCTTGCGTCCAGATTCTCAACGCTATTTTGATCATCACCATGCAGAGAATGATACTTTTGAACATGTTAATAAAAGAGAACTAGAGTTAGGAGCAGCATCAATGGCAAGTTTGGTATATCTTGTAGATACCTACGGAATTGTTGGAACAAAATGATGCTTCAGTATAGATCGTAAAAGGTTAAATTAGAGTATATTGCCTAAAATTATTTAGAAGGTATTGTTTTTTTTAATAAGAGATAATCCACGGCGATCTAAATTTTTAAAAATCAATCAAATGAAAAACAATGTTATTATTGCGCTTTTCGGTATTTGTCTAATTTCTTCTTGTAAGGAAGAGAAAAAAGAACCAATTGCCGAAGCACCTTCAAGAGGTATCATCTTAGCAAATATGGATACCACCGTGAGTGCAAAGGAAAATTTCTATGAATTTGTAAATGGTAATTGGTTGAAAAACACCGAAATTCCAGATGATAGATCTAGTTGGGGAGGTTTCAGTGTACTAAGAAAATCTACCGATGCAGACGTTCTTGAAATTATAAAAAAAGCAGAAGCTAGTAACAAATATGCAGCGTCGACAGATCAGGCAAAAGCGTTGTTTATATTTAATTCAAAATTAGATACTGTAGCAAGAAATGAGTTAGGAGTCAAACCTTTAATGCCTACTATAGAAGCTATCAATAATGTAAAAGACCTTAAAGAGATGCAAACTCTATTGGTGACTAACCCAACAGCTAATTCTCCTTTTTTAAGCATCAGTGTTTTTGCTAATTTAGGAAATAGTAAAATGAATGCTGTATACTTAGGGGAGAACGGTTTAGGCTTACCAGATCGTGATTACTATTTAGATCAAGATTCTAAGTCTAAAGAAATAAGAGAAAAATATGTAGCGCATATTTCTAAAATGCTTCAGTATATAGGTATAACTGCAGCGCAGTCTCAAGAAGATGCAAAAAAAATTCTTGCGATGGAGACAAGTTTAGCAACTCCTAGATTGGATAAAGTGGCAAGTAGAGATGCTAGAAACTTTAATAATCCTAAAACAGTTTCAGTTGCTCAGAGTCTTATTCCTGCAATCAGTCTTACCAAAATGATGGAGGATATGGGTGTGAAAAAGCAAGTAGATACTTTAATTGTTACGCAGCCTAAATATATTCAAGAGTTGAATTCTTTTTTTGAAAAAACATCCTTAGAGGATCTTAAGAAATTAGTGATTTGGGATACTTTAAATAGTGCCGCTGGAAGACTAACAACAGAAATTGAAACGGTAGATTGGGAGTTTTATAGCCAATATTTAAGTGGTGATAAAAAACAACGCCCTGCAGATGAGAGAGCTTTGGCCACAGTTAATTCTTCTGTGGGAGAGGCTTTAGGGAAATTGTATGTAGATGAAATGTTTCCTCCAGAGGCAAAAGCTAAAGCAGAAACTATGATACATAATATCATTGCTGCTTTTCAATCAAGAATCAAAGTTCTAGATTGGATGAGTGATTCTACGAAAATTAAAGCTGTTGAGAAATTAGATAAATTCACGGTAAAAATAGGATATCCTGATAAGTGGGAAGATTATTCTACAATGGAAGTAACTAAGGAAAATAGCTATTTTGATAACTTATTAGCTATTACTGATTGGAACTTGCAAAAAAATCTTTCCAAAATAGGAGAGCCTGTAGATCGCACAGAGTGGGGAATGTCTCCACAAACGGTAAATGCTTATTTTAATCCTTTAAATAATGAGATTGTTTTTCCTGCAGCAATACTACAACCGCCATTTTATGATTACTTAGCAGATGATGCTGTAAATTATGGAGGAATTGGAGCGGTAATAGGTCATGAAATATCTCATGCCTTTGATGATAGCGGTGCCCGTTTTGATGCTAATGGAAATCTTGTAAATTGGTGGACAGATGAAGATTTGGCTAAGTTTACAGAACGTAGTGGGGCATTAGCAGATCAATATGATCAAATAGAAGTTTTGGATAGCGTGCATATTAATGGCAAATTTACTTTAGGTGAGAATATTGGAGATTTGGGAGGTGTTTTAGGAGCTTATGACGGTTTACAAGCTTACTTTAAAGAAAACGGTAAGCCAGATCCAATTGATGGATTTACGGCAGAGCAGCGTTTCTTTATGTCTTGGGCTACGGTTTGGCGTACGTTAAGTAGGGAAGATGCCTTGCGTACCCAAATTAAAACAGATCCTCATTCTCCAGGTAAATATAGAGCTACGCAACCGTTGTTAAATATAGATTCTTTTTATGAGGCCTTTGATATTCAAGCGGGAGATCCAATGTATCTAGCTCCAGAAAAGCGTGTTAGAATTTGGTAGCATAATATAAAAAACTATGAATTTTTAAAGGAGCCTTTTAGGCTCCTTTTTTTGTAGGCTAAGTAAATCTTAAAAAATCTAAAGAGTTTTTTTAGCCAAAACAAAATAGTACCTTTGTCGCTCATAAAAAAAAGTAAAATGAAAGACGGAATCTACGCAAAATTCAATACTTCAAAAGGAGAGATTTTAGTAAAACTAACTCACGACAAAACACCTGGAACAGTTGGTAATTTTGTTGCCTTAGCAGAAGGTAATTTAGAAAATAAAGTAAAGCCTCAAGGAACACCTTATTATGATGGAATTAAATTTCATAGAGTAATTCCAGATTTCATGATTCAAGGAGGATGTCCTCAAGGAACAGGAACGGGTGATGCCGGATATAAGTTTGATGATGAATTTCATGTAGATTTAAAACATGATGGTCCTGGAGTCTTATCAATGGCAAATGCAGGTCCTGGTACTAACGGGAGCCAGTTTTTTATTACACATATTGCAACACCATGGTTAGACAACAAGCACACCGTTTTTGGTAATGTTGTTGAAGGTCAAGATATAGTTGATGCCATACAGCAAGGTGATAAAATTGAGTCTTTAGAAATTGTAAGAGTAGGAGCAGAGGCAGAGGCATTCAATGCAGTTGAGGCGTTTAGAACATTTGAAGGTTCAAGAGAAAAAAGAATAGCAGAAGAAAGATCAAAAAAAGCTGCTGAATTGGATGAGATTTCTGCTGGCTTTGAAGAGACAGCAAGCGGGCTACGTTACAAGATTATTCAAAAAGGGAATGGTAAGAAAGCAGAAGCAGGAATGCAGGTTTCTGTTCATTATGAAGGATCTTTGATTAGCGGAACTGTTTTTGATTCTTCTTATAAGAGAAAAGAGCCAATAGATTTTCAAGTAGGTGTAGGCCAAGTTATCAAAGGTTGGGATGAAGGTATTTGTTTATTACAAGTTGGTGATAAAGCTAGATTTGTAATTCCTTCAGATTTAGGATACGGAAGTGCAGGTGCAGGAGGTGTAATTCCACCAAATGCTACATTGATATTTGATGTAGAATTGATGAAAGTTAGTTAATACTAAACATCATATAGTTACCTATAAAATAAAAGGGCTCCATAATGGAGCCCTTTTTATATTTTGTTAGATTTTCTATTTACACTAATTATTAGTAACAGTGTATTAATTACTACTAAAATCATCAGGATACTAAAGAAAGTACTCATAGCTTATTGTTTA
Coding sequences within:
- a CDS encoding TIGR01777 family oxidoreductase; translated protein: MKVLITGATGLVGNAIVTECHKNKISVNFLTTSKAKVIEKENYTGFYWNPDQGEIDLNCFTGVTAIINLAGASISKRWTASYKKEILSSRINSLKTLKNGLAKVDSSAITSFVSASAIGIYPDSIQKFYSEEDQFKADGFLSEVVQTWENEIDTFEGFNFSVAKIRIGLVMSNKGGALPEMVKPIKFFVGSAFGSGKQWQSWIHIKDLAKLFIFAVKNELNGVYNGVASNPVTNEKLVSKVANVLGRPLILPKIPAAVLKLILGDMSALLLDSQRVSNKKILEEGFVFKYLNVCPALDSLYSDK
- a CDS encoding ABC transporter permease — protein: MNKLLLIIKREYLAKVRNKSFVIMTFLSPILMVAMVVLIAFLTQLNDSEKQVITILNESDFFHNEFVINESTSYIDFKNIGLQQAIDSTVNLGYYGLLYIPDAATLQEITDKSFFYTKEAPSTSTLDKIEGIFKTRLQQNRLQELGVSKQDFLEVDKNYDINLSTFSGDINIKGFNEIRAFIGGGFGYLIMMFIIIYGGFVMRSVIEEKTSRIIEVIISSVKPFQLMMGKIIGTSLAGITQFAIWIFSASLLMLVVIFIFDIDPATFSGTNPSMGAMSAVPDVSMMNEKVLALGVEIFKIPWVMLISFFLVYFLLGYLIYSSIYAAIGAAVDNETDTQQFILPVITPLMLAIYVGFFSVFNNPHGPIAVAFSLFPLTSPIVMLMRLSSGLGEGGVPIWQVVVSILLLIITFMGIVWFAAKIYRIGILMYGKKPSYKELYKWLKY
- the dnaJ gene encoding molecular chaperone DnaJ encodes the protein MKEDYYDILGIAKGASAAEIKKAYRKKAVQYHPDKNPGDAKAEEMFKKAAEAYEVLSDDNKKARYDQYGHAAFDGSGGFGGGGGGGMNMDDIFNQFGDIFGGFGGGGGFSGFGGGGGGQRRVKGSSLKIRVALTLEEVANGVEKKIKVKRKVQASGVTYKTCGTCGGRGQVTKITNTILGRMQTAATCSTCGGSGQILDHKPGDADAQGMIVKEETVAVKIPGGVEDGMQLKVSGKGNDAPGNGVPGDLIVAIETLEHETLKREGDNLHYDLYVSISEAVLGTSKEIDAVTGKVRIKLEPGIQSGKILRLRGKGISSLNGYGAGDLLVHVNVWTPKTLSKEQKEFFEKMQNNENFIPNPEKSDKSFFEKVKDMFS
- a CDS encoding nucleotide exchange factor GrpE, which produces MSDINNTEDIQEENLAQQEGAENQENSAEQVEVEELSVEEQLREDLAKEKDKFLRLFAEFENYKKRTSKERMDLFKTAGQEVIVALLPVSDDFDRAMQELAKSNDKETFKGVELIKIKFEQVLKSKGLEEVEAKAGDVFDADIHEAITQIPAPNKKLKGKIIDVIEKGFKLGDKIIRHPKVVVGN
- a CDS encoding ABC transporter ATP-binding protein, which translates into the protein MNHVLVAKEVSKKYGAYTALNNISLEIPENSIYGLLGPNGAGKTSLIRIINQITYPDSGTVLFNGEPLDPKHIAMIGYLPEERGLYKSMKVGEQALYLAQLKGMGKAEAKIKLKYWFDKFEIGDWWNKKVQELSKGMAQKVQFIVTVLHEPKLLIFDEPFSGFDPINANVIKDEILELKKNGTSIIFSTHRMESVEELCEYIALIHKSEKILDGKLTDIKKAYKKNIFEVGMQVLNPSEIVQELKEKLAIFEDYYEVHENQLNFKLQLNGKSTQEILTYLATKAPINHFVEKIPSANDIFIQTISSKNSNE
- a CDS encoding mechanosensitive ion channel family protein, yielding MIQDHTEKVKEILEEDIWGALKNFLDLGVHFGKGDKEIHITIGLLLLLVLAFIATSFVLKWLRYLFTRRMEVDDKNKFISVFKFIRYVAFLVVIVLTMSAAGINITILLTASAALFVGLGLALQELFQDVIGGIFIIVDKSLSVGDIVEINGKVGKVFEIKLRTTRCITRDDKVVIIPNHKFISETIYNYTQNHKTTRETVKVGVAYGSDVALVTRLLEESVLGQKGVLKNPKPFVLFEDFGDSALLFAVNFYIGDSFSDPRIKSAIRYNIDAKFREHNISIPFPQRDVHIKSN